A region from the Vanacampus margaritifer isolate UIUO_Vmar chromosome 5, RoL_Vmar_1.0, whole genome shotgun sequence genome encodes:
- the smco4 gene encoding single-pass membrane and coiled-coil domain-containing protein 4: MRQLKGKPKKETSKDKKERKQAMQEARQQIATIVLPTLAVVVLLIIVFVYVATRPDAIE, from the coding sequence ATGAGACAGCTGAAAGGCAAACCCAAAAAAGAAACATCCAAGGACAAGAAGGAGCGGAAGCAAGCCATGCAGGAAGCACGGCAGCAGATTGCCACGATCGTGCTGCCGACGCTGGCTGTCGTCGTGCTGCTCATCATCGTCTTTGTCTATGTGGCCACCAGGCCTGATGCTATAGAGTAG